A single Brassica rapa cultivar Chiifu-401-42 chromosome A04, CAAS_Brap_v3.01, whole genome shotgun sequence DNA region contains:
- the LOC103863281 gene encoding RHOMBOID-like protein 4, giving the protein MGEKESETAPIWGRTRQSENNNIHPMDVESSALSEQHRSQNRSRGSSYEERGRGVKEFRSWFSWLIPCFVIANVVVFVITMYVNNCPKKSGDCFAGFLGRFSFQSTRENPLLGPSSLTLRTMGGLDVKKVVEGDEGWRLLSCNWLHGGVVHLLVNMLTLLFIGMRMEREFGFIRIGLLYLISGFGGSILSALFLRSNISVGASGAVFGLLGGMLSEIFINWTIYTNKVVTIITLVLIVAVNLGLGVLPGVDNFAHIGGFATGFLLGFVLLIRPHYGWINQRSDPAAKPHKYNICQAILWTVSLLLLLGWFIAGLISLFNNVDGNKHCSWCHYLSCVPTSRWSCNREPASCTTTQLGNQLSMTCLRNGKSGSYILANPSDSRINSLCVQLCR; this is encoded by the exons ATGGGTGAGAAGGAGTCAGAGACAGCTCCGATTTGGGGAAGAACACGACAGAGCGAGAACAACAACATCCACCCAATGGATGTAGAATCGTCTGCTCTATCTGAGCAACATCGATCTCAGAATCGAAGTCGAGGAAGTTCTTATGAAGAACGAGGAAGAGGAGTTAAGGAGTTTCGTAGCTGGTTCTCTTGGCTCATCCCCTGTTTCGTGATCGCTAACGTTGTCGTGTTCGTGATCACCATGTATGTCAACAACTGTCCGAAGAAGTCTGGAGATTGTTTCGCCGGGTTCCTGGGTCGGTTCTCGTTTCAGAGCACAAGGGAGAATCCTCTTCTGGGTCCTTCCTCTCTCAC GTTAAGAACAATGGGTGGGTTAGATGTAAAGAAAGTGGTTGAAGGAGATGAAGGGTGGCGTCTGCTTTCTTGCAACTGGTTACATGGAGGAGTTGTTCATTTGTTGGTGAACATGTTGACTCTTTTGTTCATCGGTATGCGTATGGAACGTGAATTTGGTTTTA TAAGGATTGGATTGCTTTATTTGATATCTGGGTTTGGAGGAAGTATATTGTCAGCTCTTTTCCTCCGCTCAAACATCTCTGTGGGAGCTTCTGGTGCTGTCTTTGGTTTACTTGGAGGAATGCTCTCTGAGATCTTTATCAACTGGACAATCTATACTAACAAG GTTGTGACGATTATAACTCTTGTATTGATTGTGGCGGTTAACTTGGGGCTTGGTGTACTCCCTGGAGTTGATAACTTTGCTCATATTGGTGGTTTTGCTACCGGTTTTCTTCTTGGATTTGTGCTCTTAATCCGTCCTCATTACGGATGGATCAACcaaagaagtgatcctgcagcTAAACCTCACAAGTACAATATCTGTCAGGCCATATTATGGACCGTCTCTCTTCTCCTCTTGCTTGGTTG GTTCATTGCTGGTTTGATCTCACTTTTTAACAATGTGGATGGAAACAAACATTGTTCATGGTGTCATTATCTATCATGTGTTCCAACTTCTAGATGGAGCTGTAACCGAGAACCAGCCTCTTGCACG ACGACTCAGTTAGGCAACCAGTTGAGCATGACTTGTTTGAGGAATGGGAAGTCAGGATCATACATTTTGGCAAATCCCTCCGATTCACGGATTAATAGCTTATGCGTTCAGCTTTGCCGTTGA